In Deinococcus radiopugnans ATCC 19172, the following are encoded in one genomic region:
- a CDS encoding ParA family protein, translated as MKTATLFNHAGGAGKTSITLNAGYELARSGLRVLLIDLDPQANLTTWLGVEDAELSETVHPVATEGRPLPQPRRVHGLDLIPSRVDLALAEAIMPGRIAAELSLHQVLQPLHERYDVVLIDSPPSVGKLAALGALASDTLIVPIPTRNKGIDALPGLSAVMNMYHGLRPNLHVALYVPTMYDARRGHDRDMLELIRSRLSPVADPLPQRESIWMDSGLAGVPVSAFAPSSKVADDVRQLTRQIAGVLGLPYPEPTA; from the coding sequence ATGAAAACTGCAACCCTCTTTAACCACGCCGGTGGCGCTGGGAAGACCAGCATCACCTTGAATGCGGGGTATGAGCTGGCCCGTTCAGGTCTGCGCGTGTTACTGATCGATCTGGATCCTCAGGCCAACCTGACCACCTGGCTGGGCGTCGAGGACGCTGAACTCAGTGAAACGGTGCATCCCGTCGCCACCGAAGGACGCCCGCTTCCCCAGCCCCGCCGCGTGCACGGGCTGGACCTGATTCCATCGCGGGTGGACCTGGCGCTGGCCGAAGCCATCATGCCTGGGCGGATTGCGGCCGAACTTTCCCTTCACCAGGTTCTTCAGCCGCTGCACGAACGCTACGACGTCGTGCTGATCGACAGCCCGCCCAGTGTCGGGAAGCTGGCGGCCCTGGGCGCGCTGGCCTCGGACACCCTGATCGTGCCCATTCCCACCCGCAACAAGGGGATTGACGCCCTCCCCGGGCTGAGCGCGGTCATGAACATGTATCACGGTCTGCGGCCCAACCTGCACGTGGCCCTGTACGTGCCCACCATGTACGACGCCCGGCGCGGCCACGACCGGGACATGCTCGAATTGATTCGCAGCCGGCTCTCACCGGTCGCTGACCCCCTGCCGCAACGTGAATCGATCTGGATGGACAGCGGCCTCGCCGGGGTGCCCGTCAGCGCCTTTGCCCCCAGCAGCAAGGTGGCCGACGATGTTCGGCAGCTGACCCGGCAGATCGCCGGGGTGCTTGGGCTGCCCTATCCGGAGCCCACGGCATGA
- the yidD gene encoding membrane protein insertion efficiency factor YidD, whose amino-acid sequence MALVDTLALGAIALYQRWLSPHKGFRCAHAALYGGVSCSAAIAQTIRDEGLNLSSVTSRLAACRQAYGHLQVTGARVRGVCCCGPLPIPFRCG is encoded by the coding sequence ATGGCTCTCGTTGACACACTGGCCCTGGGTGCCATCGCGCTCTACCAGCGCTGGCTCTCGCCCCATAAAGGCTTTCGCTGCGCCCATGCGGCCCTGTACGGTGGGGTGTCCTGCTCCGCCGCCATTGCCCAGACCATCCGCGATGAGGGGCTGAACCTGTCCAGCGTCACGTCGCGTCTTGCCGCGTGTCGCCAAGCCTACGGCCACCTTCAGGTCACGGGTGCCCGCGTGCGGGGCGTGTGTTGTTGTGGCCCCCTGCCCATCCCCTTCCGCTGCGGCTGA